In Rhodohalobacter barkolensis, the following proteins share a genomic window:
- a CDS encoding alpha/beta hydrolase yields MKRLLFLFGITVFMIQCSGSDTKTNSVEFVEKIESDYISGHLDRYLFKPDSLSERFVDVWIPNSFQSETEYNVIYMHDGQMLFDESATWNGQEWRVDETLTEMMESGEIHPTLVVGIWNTDDHRRAEYFPEDALDFIDGEPKVELLSGFPNGPDANRYVKFVAESVIPFVEGNYSVQKSKYGRFMAGSSYGGLISLYTLTKYPEMFSGAAALSTHWPGTFESNDEIPDGIREYLSNSVPDPGSHKIYFDHGTQALDSLYAPYQKKVDAMMLDLGFVPDKDFKSEVFEGTDHSENAWADRFENPIQFLMGN; encoded by the coding sequence ATGAAAAGATTACTTTTTCTTTTTGGCATCACTGTTTTCATGATTCAATGTTCGGGTAGTGATACTAAAACGAACTCTGTAGAATTTGTGGAGAAAATAGAGTCTGACTACATTTCGGGCCATTTGGATCGATATCTTTTCAAACCGGATAGTTTGTCTGAACGCTTTGTGGACGTTTGGATTCCCAATTCATTTCAATCGGAAACTGAATACAATGTAATTTACATGCATGACGGGCAGATGCTGTTTGATGAGAGTGCGACATGGAACGGACAGGAGTGGCGGGTTGATGAAACGCTGACCGAAATGATGGAGTCAGGAGAAATTCATCCAACACTCGTTGTTGGTATCTGGAATACGGATGATCATAGAAGAGCAGAATATTTTCCGGAAGATGCACTGGATTTTATTGACGGTGAGCCAAAGGTTGAATTGCTTTCCGGTTTCCCGAATGGGCCTGATGCCAACCGTTATGTTAAGTTCGTCGCAGAATCGGTCATTCCTTTTGTTGAGGGAAATTATTCGGTACAAAAGAGCAAATATGGGCGGTTTATGGCCGGATCAAGTTATGGCGGGTTGATTTCTCTCTATACGCTGACAAAATATCCTGAGATGTTTTCAGGAGCTGCTGCTTTATCCACACATTGGCCGGGCACATTTGAATCGAATGATGAAATTCCGGATGGAATCAGGGAGTATTTGAGTAATAGTGTTCCGGATCCGGGTTCACATAAAATCTATTTCGATCATGGCACACAAGCACTCGATTCACTCTATGCTCCATATCAGAAGAAAGTGGATGCAATGATGCTTGATCTTGGTTTTGTGCCAGATAAAGATTTTAAATCAGAAGTATTTGAGGGAACAGACCATTCAGAAAATGCGTGGGCAGATCGGTTTGAGAATCCTATTCAATTTCTGATGGGTAATTAA
- a CDS encoding T9SS type A sorting domain-containing protein — protein sequence MYLKLSKLPFCLVLIISVISLFITDTSIGQSSSQDQPFPFSINETHLTVWNGEYYSPLFIKGVNLGVAVPGTFPGQLAATSEDYARWFQLIRDAGFNTIRLYTLHYPRFYEELKRFNEANPNSPLFIIQGVWLEEEIPGYDENLNTLTEPFEQEMEENIRAVHGDIIIPPRLGKAHGTYVDDVSQWIIAYIVGREIHPPEVLETNQSNPGTHSFDGNYLSISDVRASEIWVTERLDHLLTFEMENYDTQRPVSISSWPSLDPIEHPYEENPYEESASLDLKNINLENAPAGFFASYHAYPYYPNYISRDPRYVVFQDHIGQNSYLGYLTYLKEYYDHFPLIIAEFGGSSSWGVAKYAHSGIHHGGYSELEQGKNNIRMLENIHQSGAGGGIQFSWLDEWFKQTWITNPFDFIPDRRIQWHNVTAAEQNFGLLGFRKPISLNLWEEFGETEKVKRVQAQADYSYFRLQLDIDQHIQESDTLWISLDTYDETLGESILPDGQTVSNRAEFALMITNYEAELFVTEAYDLFGIWFNTSDTEQQYRSTVTDGAPWNLVRWKNNFESEDTQDIGQLDVNRLNTPTYSTDAVRLFSDRIEVRLPWSLINFTDPSRREVMHDDRSTTETETQISDGINIGIFYDDFEAETSTRFAWDSWNTPEDAEEYPKASYTFMKEYLPSLPGNPIALSDQYDLGTGDINHIHSGDGLLQNDLSLDGMPMEAVLVEPPKRGLLQLESDGSFLYLAESGFTGNDEFIYRVKAGFNWSDPVTVSMQVSGTPVGRGFAELYPNPVSTTLNIRSGAVIDYVVVLDVLGRRLKTIDVNSTEIQIETDGLASGVYFARIFSGDEFQLKKFVVVR from the coding sequence ATGTATTTAAAATTATCGAAGTTGCCTTTCTGTTTGGTTTTAATTATTTCTGTAATCTCTCTTTTTATTACAGACACTTCAATCGGACAGAGCTCATCACAAGACCAACCTTTCCCATTCTCTATAAATGAAACACACCTTACCGTTTGGAATGGTGAGTACTACAGCCCACTCTTTATCAAAGGTGTGAATTTGGGAGTTGCTGTTCCCGGTACCTTTCCCGGTCAGCTGGCCGCTACAAGTGAAGATTATGCCAGATGGTTTCAGTTGATTCGAGACGCCGGTTTCAACACAATCCGGCTTTATACGCTGCACTATCCGCGTTTTTATGAAGAACTAAAGCGATTTAACGAAGCCAATCCTAACTCTCCGCTCTTCATTATTCAGGGTGTATGGCTCGAGGAGGAGATTCCCGGTTATGATGAAAATTTAAACACTCTCACAGAACCTTTTGAACAGGAAATGGAGGAGAATATACGTGCTGTTCATGGGGATATTATCATCCCGCCACGTCTTGGAAAAGCACACGGCACCTATGTAGATGATGTTTCTCAGTGGATAATCGCCTACATAGTGGGGCGTGAAATCCATCCTCCCGAAGTGCTTGAAACCAATCAATCCAATCCCGGCACGCACTCCTTTGATGGAAATTATCTTTCCATATCAGATGTCCGGGCTTCTGAGATTTGGGTGACTGAGCGTCTTGATCATCTGCTCACGTTCGAAATGGAAAATTATGACACGCAACGACCGGTTTCGATATCCAGCTGGCCTTCGCTCGATCCAATTGAGCACCCTTATGAAGAAAATCCCTACGAAGAAAGTGCCTCGCTGGATCTAAAAAATATCAATCTTGAAAATGCCCCGGCAGGCTTTTTCGCCTCCTATCACGCTTATCCATACTATCCCAACTACATTTCACGGGATCCGCGCTATGTTGTGTTTCAGGATCATATCGGTCAGAACAGCTACCTGGGTTATCTGACCTATCTGAAGGAGTACTATGATCACTTCCCGTTAATTATAGCAGAGTTTGGAGGATCTTCGAGCTGGGGTGTGGCTAAGTATGCCCATAGCGGAATCCATCACGGTGGATATTCAGAGCTGGAACAGGGTAAAAACAACATCCGAATGCTCGAAAATATCCACCAGTCCGGTGCGGGAGGAGGGATACAGTTCTCCTGGCTTGACGAGTGGTTTAAGCAGACATGGATTACCAATCCTTTCGATTTTATCCCGGACAGAAGGATACAGTGGCATAACGTTACGGCCGCTGAGCAAAACTTTGGACTGCTCGGATTTCGAAAACCCATTAGCCTAAACCTTTGGGAGGAGTTCGGTGAAACTGAAAAAGTTAAGCGGGTTCAAGCTCAGGCAGACTACTCTTACTTTCGATTACAGCTCGATATCGATCAGCACATACAGGAAAGTGATACCCTTTGGATATCACTGGATACTTACGATGAAACACTGGGAGAGTCCATACTTCCGGACGGACAAACCGTATCGAACAGGGCTGAATTTGCATTGATGATTACCAACTATGAGGCTGAACTATTTGTAACTGAGGCCTACGATCTTTTTGGCATTTGGTTTAATACATCAGACACTGAGCAGCAGTATCGCTCCACTGTAACAGACGGGGCACCCTGGAATTTGGTACGATGGAAAAATAATTTTGAAAGCGAAGATACACAGGATATTGGCCAATTAGATGTGAACAGATTAAATACACCGACCTATAGCACTGATGCCGTTCGTTTGTTTAGCGATCGCATAGAAGTGCGTCTGCCATGGTCGCTCATCAACTTCACCGATCCCAGCCGGCGTGAGGTTATGCATGATGATCGATCCACAACGGAAACGGAGACCCAAATTTCGGATGGCATAAACATCGGAATCTTTTACGATGATTTTGAAGCCGAGACCTCAACCCGATTTGCCTGGGATTCATGGAACACCCCCGAAGACGCCGAGGAATATCCCAAAGCGAGCTACACATTCATGAAAGAGTATTTGCCTTCTCTTCCCGGCAATCCAATCGCTTTAAGCGACCAATATGATCTTGGCACGGGTGATATCAACCATATCCACTCCGGTGACGGGCTTTTACAAAATGATTTATCGCTGGATGGAATGCCTATGGAAGCTGTTTTAGTTGAACCGCCTAAACGCGGACTTTTACAGCTGGAATCGGATGGAAGTTTCTTATATTTGGCCGAGTCGGGGTTTACCGGCAATGATGAGTTTATCTATCGGGTAAAAGCCGGGTTTAACTGGTCGGATCCGGTAACCGTTTCAATGCAGGTGTCAGGTACTCCGGTAGGCAGGGGTTTTGCTGAACTCTATCCAAATCCTGTAAGTACAACTCTCAATATTCGTTCCGGTGCTGTAATTGATTATGTTGTGGTACTCGATGTGCTTGGGAGACGTTTAAAAACCATTGACGTGAACTCAACAGAAATTCAAATTGAAACAGATGGTCTTGCTTCCGGTGTCTATTTTGCAAGGATATTTTCCGGAGATGAATTTCAATTGAAAAAATTCGTTGTTGTTCGTTGA
- a CDS encoding sensor histidine kinase, which yields MEIKKDLTVTDDQLNELEMHSVINILTVINSQLHFIQFETDHPELTGPLIDQTLEFADAAREKDQSVFNEPKINAFQKEVIEMLGNLNDLQPLLNDGSSVSEFHSIFNDIFKVFDDRLEEIFHRWNHPNRWESFLIHDFKEEFQKFFYTLEKNSRGRYRIIYNIAQQEEKDYLVQFEVNSDDSDTIYLPLLIKDVIRDLVANARKYTLPGGNIEVGMTQINGVFKFVVQDSGYGIPEEEISKIIEFGYRASNVIDEVRTMGGGFGLTKAYHITQKFGGRFWIDSKLDEGTKITIEIPIPKQILENEIHA from the coding sequence TTGGAGATCAAAAAAGATCTAACCGTCACAGATGACCAGCTCAATGAGCTGGAAATGCATTCTGTCATCAATATTTTAACTGTGATCAACAGCCAGCTTCATTTCATTCAGTTTGAGACTGACCACCCCGAATTAACCGGTCCGTTAATTGATCAAACCCTGGAGTTTGCTGATGCAGCAAGAGAAAAAGATCAGTCTGTTTTTAATGAACCAAAAATCAATGCTTTTCAGAAAGAAGTCATTGAAATGCTTGGGAATCTCAATGACCTTCAACCACTTTTAAATGACGGCTCCTCTGTTTCTGAATTTCACTCCATTTTTAATGATATATTTAAAGTGTTTGACGACAGGCTCGAAGAGATTTTTCACCGGTGGAATCACCCCAATCGCTGGGAATCTTTTCTAATCCATGACTTTAAAGAGGAGTTTCAGAAATTCTTCTACACCCTGGAGAAAAACAGTCGTGGCAGATACCGGATTATATACAATATCGCTCAACAAGAAGAGAAGGATTACCTTGTTCAGTTTGAAGTAAATAGCGACGATAGTGATACCATCTACCTGCCACTGCTGATCAAAGACGTTATTCGCGATCTTGTTGCCAATGCCAGAAAATACACTCTTCCCGGTGGCAACATTGAAGTAGGAATGACACAAATTAACGGTGTGTTCAAATTTGTTGTCCAAGACAGCGGATATGGTATACCGGAAGAAGAGATTTCAAAAATAATTGAATTCGGTTACCGGGCGTCCAACGTAATAGACGAGGTTAGAACCATGGGCGGTGGATTTGGTCTGACTAAAGCTTATCACATCACTCAAAAGTTTGGCGGACGTTTTTGGATTGATTCGAAATTGGATGAGGGAACAAAAATCACCATTGAGATACCCATACCAAAACAAATTCTTGAAAACGAAATTCATGCCTGA
- a CDS encoding response regulator → MTLDEPVVLLIEDDPVISKLIEFKLKRNNYKFELRENGFSGFEAIKELKPDLVILDIMLPSVNGLEVLRKIREDEDLDDVRVIMLSASMKMKDKKLAFEQGVKDYIVKPFETDELIMRVKKSLEN, encoded by the coding sequence ATGACCTTAGATGAACCTGTCGTATTGTTGATTGAAGATGATCCCGTTATATCAAAACTCATTGAATTTAAGTTAAAGAGAAACAACTACAAATTTGAGTTGAGAGAAAATGGATTTTCGGGTTTTGAAGCGATTAAAGAGCTCAAGCCCGACTTGGTAATTCTGGATATCATGTTGCCAAGCGTCAATGGTCTAGAGGTGCTTAGAAAGATTAGAGAAGATGAAGATTTAGATGATGTTCGTGTAATAATGCTTTCTGCCTCAATGAAGATGAAAGATAAAAAGCTGGCTTTTGAGCAAGGGGTAAAAGATTATATCGTAAAACCTTTTGAGACAGATGAACTGATCATGAGAGTAAAAAAATCGTTGGAAAATTAA
- a CDS encoding CHRD domain-containing protein — protein sequence MRVKSLFLMVIMTLVSVSVAAQTTVEVVLAGHNSVPTVRSSGTGILDVTVEGDSLFVSGSFEDLREYYLGASIHFGRADETGNQIYRLTAELNEDKTSGEFNAEENRFELREAQKEALRNGRMYISIRSNRNRSGEIRGQIPPMNF from the coding sequence ATGAGAGTAAAAAGTCTGTTTTTGATGGTAATCATGACACTGGTATCGGTTTCTGTAGCAGCTCAGACAACTGTTGAAGTTGTTCTGGCAGGCCACAACAGCGTTCCTACGGTTCGATCAAGCGGAACCGGAATATTAGATGTTACTGTAGAGGGGGATTCACTTTTCGTTAGCGGATCATTTGAAGATTTACGGGAGTACTACCTGGGTGCGAGTATTCATTTTGGCCGGGCAGATGAAACCGGTAATCAAATTTACCGGCTTACTGCCGAGCTGAATGAAGATAAAACGAGTGGTGAATTTAATGCCGAAGAGAACCGGTTTGAATTGAGAGAAGCTCAAAAAGAAGCTCTCCGGAATGGACGAATGTATATCAGCATCCGATCAAACCGGAACCGCAGCGGTGAGATTCGCGGTCAAATTCCACCGATGAACTTCTGA
- a CDS encoding sulfurtransferase, which produces MTLRYLSILILTALFSACSSANEQSETLTQYPNAQLLVEATELHSLLEEENIFLIDAREETGDSLIPGAIHFSAIEKLTDPDHPVQSYLIGPETFERMMQEIGLNNDDRVVIYDQGNSLASARLFYALDYYGFSNASVLNGGIQGWTAAYPVDDRPAELSPGNFSVDVQESKFCDLSYVMEASNDPDKIIFDARSEDEYTGADERAEQSGHIPNAVHLEWSNVLTEEGIPYFKTAQDIQDIYDSHGITRDKEIIPHCHTNVRGSHAYFTLRLMGYDSVRAYEGSWSEYGNSQNAVVEQ; this is translated from the coding sequence ATGACTTTACGATACCTATCTATTCTTATCCTTACTGCCCTTTTTTCGGCTTGCTCTTCAGCAAATGAACAAAGTGAAACTCTGACTCAATATCCAAATGCTCAGCTGTTGGTAGAAGCAACTGAGCTCCATTCATTGCTGGAAGAAGAGAATATTTTTTTAATTGATGCACGGGAGGAAACAGGCGATTCACTCATTCCCGGAGCTATACATTTTTCTGCGATTGAGAAATTGACAGACCCGGACCACCCGGTTCAAAGCTATTTAATTGGTCCGGAAACATTTGAACGCATGATGCAGGAGATAGGACTGAATAACGATGACCGGGTTGTTATTTACGATCAAGGAAACTCTCTTGCTTCGGCAAGGCTTTTTTATGCCCTCGATTATTACGGTTTTTCAAATGCTTCTGTGCTTAATGGCGGCATTCAGGGGTGGACAGCTGCATATCCCGTAGATGATCGTCCTGCAGAGCTGTCGCCGGGCAATTTTAGTGTTGATGTTCAGGAGTCAAAATTTTGTGATCTCAGCTACGTGATGGAGGCATCCAACGATCCTGATAAAATTATCTTTGATGCTCGATCTGAAGATGAATATACCGGTGCTGATGAGCGTGCTGAACAAAGCGGACACATCCCCAACGCCGTACATCTGGAGTGGAGTAATGTTCTTACGGAAGAGGGGATTCCCTATTTTAAAACCGCTCAAGATATCCAGGATATTTACGATTCTCATGGAATTACAAGGGATAAAGAGATCATTCCACACTGCCATACCAACGTTCGCGGTTCTCATGCATACTTCACGCTTAGACTGATGGGATACGATTCCGTGAGGGCTTATGAAGGTTCTTGGTCGGAGTATGGAAACTCCCAAAATGCGGTTGTAGAACAGTAA
- a CDS encoding glycosyltransferase family 2 protein: protein MLEQAVTHIQQFINLVDSLGWVFILYFLIVNGTYLSMVVVSLFYIRKHQKYYSVFEPEGVFQSDLYKSISIISPAYNEEVNIIDSVEALLQLQYRDFEVVVVNDGSTDSTLEKLKNHFRLYESEIELHSTLPHKNIVTSYRSSRYDNLIVIDKVNGGKGDALNCGINACANDLFCSIDADSLLEQDVLKQMLQAFVLDDRLVAAGGIVRVANGCKVSNYEIKEIGIPKSFLARIQTVEYLRSFLFGRIGWDYFKSLIIISGAFGIFDRKSVIRAGGYARDSVGEDMELVVRLHRFFREQDEEYRVRFLPKPVCWTEVPENWNDLATQRNRWQRGLVDSIWRHRTMFFNKKYGRMGLTTIPYFTLVELIGPVIEMMGYIYFIFVIIFMGIYEPFVLLFLTVSILLGFLLSVSSLICEEATFRRYGSIKNTLILTLYASLENLGYRQIHAWWRFVGLIDYIKGKKSWGKMNRLGFERDDEAGKKAQKPKSEFLPKLRSSVYWAIVFLMPPGVIYILFNFLYLN, encoded by the coding sequence TTGTTAGAACAAGCTGTAACTCACATCCAGCAATTTATCAACCTGGTAGATTCTTTAGGCTGGGTTTTCATTCTCTATTTCTTGATTGTGAACGGGACGTATCTATCCATGGTAGTTGTATCTCTGTTTTATATCAGAAAACATCAAAAGTACTATTCTGTATTTGAACCGGAGGGGGTCTTTCAGTCCGATCTGTATAAGTCGATATCCATCATCTCTCCGGCATATAATGAAGAAGTGAATATTATTGATTCCGTAGAAGCACTTCTTCAGCTTCAGTATAGAGATTTTGAAGTTGTAGTGGTAAACGATGGAAGTACAGATTCTACTCTTGAAAAGCTTAAAAATCACTTCAGGCTGTATGAGTCTGAAATTGAGCTGCATTCTACGTTGCCACATAAAAATATCGTTACTTCATACAGATCAAGCCGATATGATAATTTGATTGTGATCGATAAAGTGAATGGAGGGAAGGGAGATGCGCTAAACTGTGGAATCAATGCGTGTGCCAACGATCTTTTCTGCTCTATTGATGCAGATTCTCTGTTGGAGCAGGATGTGCTAAAACAGATGCTTCAGGCTTTTGTTCTGGATGACCGACTTGTAGCAGCCGGAGGTATTGTGCGCGTGGCGAATGGGTGTAAAGTTTCGAACTACGAAATAAAGGAGATCGGGATTCCCAAGAGCTTTCTGGCCCGAATCCAGACGGTTGAGTATCTGCGCTCTTTTCTGTTTGGCAGAATTGGGTGGGACTATTTTAAAAGTTTGATCATTATATCCGGTGCATTTGGAATTTTTGACCGAAAATCAGTGATCAGGGCCGGTGGATATGCCAGAGACTCCGTTGGAGAAGATATGGAACTGGTGGTGAGGCTGCACCGATTTTTCAGAGAACAGGATGAGGAGTATAGAGTTCGCTTTCTGCCCAAACCTGTCTGCTGGACCGAAGTGCCGGAAAACTGGAATGATTTGGCTACGCAAAGAAATCGCTGGCAGAGAGGATTGGTTGATTCAATTTGGCGCCACAGAACCATGTTTTTTAATAAGAAGTATGGCAGAATGGGGCTTACAACGATCCCCTATTTTACACTTGTTGAGCTGATCGGTCCCGTCATTGAAATGATGGGCTACATCTACTTTATTTTTGTGATCATTTTTATGGGTATCTATGAGCCGTTTGTTCTTCTCTTTTTAACGGTTTCCATACTGCTGGGCTTTTTGCTCTCCGTCTCCTCTCTCATTTGTGAAGAGGCCACGTTCAGAAGATATGGCAGCATCAAAAATACATTGATTCTCACCCTGTATGCTTCACTCGAAAACCTGGGGTACAGACAAATACATGCCTGGTGGAGATTTGTAGGTTTAATCGACTACATTAAGGGAAAAAAGAGCTGGGGTAAAATGAATCGTCTGGGCTTTGAACGGGATGATGAAGCCGGCAAAAAAGCTCAAAAACCCAAATCTGAATTTTTGCCTAAGCTAAGAAGCTCAGTTTATTGGGCCATCGTATTTCTAATGCCTCCGGGAGTAATATATATTCTGTTTAATTTTCTCTACCTCAATTAG
- a CDS encoding acyl-CoA thioesterase, whose protein sequence is MSNRNFELQFSVRDYELDTQGVVNNSVYQNYLEHARHEFLKSVGINFNKLHENGTDAVVHKIELVYKKPLMGDDRFVVRTHAEKSGNVRFVFYQNIYRIPDDELILKGVVTAVFMENGRPIRPPKEVVSALQ, encoded by the coding sequence ATGAGTAACAGAAATTTTGAACTCCAGTTTTCCGTCCGCGACTACGAGCTCGACACTCAGGGCGTGGTTAACAACTCTGTCTATCAAAACTATCTGGAACATGCACGTCATGAATTTCTGAAGTCAGTAGGTATCAATTTTAATAAACTTCATGAAAACGGGACGGATGCCGTTGTACATAAAATCGAACTGGTTTACAAAAAGCCATTAATGGGAGATGACCGTTTTGTTGTGAGAACTCACGCAGAGAAGTCGGGAAATGTCAGGTTTGTATTCTATCAGAATATCTACCGGATACCGGATGATGAATTGATTTTAAAAGGAGTGGTAACCGCTGTGTTTATGGAAAACGGCCGCCCGATTCGACCGCCTAAAGAGGTTGTCTCTGCCTTACAATAG
- a CDS encoding YaiO family outer membrane beta-barrel protein, translated as MTKTIILSITFSLLAITLFARQSSSYEDYQSKKNMAAFGLTYDHYGDDLEDWQKMFFEYRRQTSGGPIIGRMNVGHRFDLTDYQGEIDYWPEFNENWYGYLNVGLSGGDLFPEFRAGAELYRALPQGFETSLGFRYLKFSEDDVLILTASVGKYIGNWLLIGRPYFTPQDSGVSSSFTFLARRYLGNPDTFVTLLGGFGFSPDERRLLDGQADNRFQKSRYLGVRTNYLVQNQFELFGELKLTWQEFPFSENFTTISTFEMGGRFRF; from the coding sequence ATGACAAAAACCATAATCCTAAGCATAACTTTCTCTCTTTTAGCGATCACCCTATTTGCCCGTCAATCCTCTTCCTACGAAGATTATCAAAGCAAAAAGAATATGGCAGCTTTTGGGCTTACCTATGATCATTATGGAGACGATCTGGAAGACTGGCAGAAGATGTTCTTCGAGTACAGAAGGCAAACTTCCGGCGGACCCATCATCGGCCGCATGAATGTAGGCCATCGCTTTGATTTAACAGATTATCAGGGAGAAATTGATTACTGGCCTGAATTCAATGAAAATTGGTATGGCTATTTAAACGTAGGCTTATCAGGTGGCGATCTCTTTCCTGAATTTCGTGCCGGCGCCGAACTTTACCGGGCATTACCTCAGGGTTTTGAAACATCCTTAGGCTTTCGCTACCTGAAGTTCAGTGAAGACGACGTTCTCATCTTAACCGCCTCAGTTGGTAAATATATTGGCAACTGGCTGTTGATTGGTCGCCCGTACTTCACACCGCAGGACTCAGGTGTTTCGTCATCATTCACATTTTTAGCCCGACGTTATTTAGGCAATCCTGATACGTTTGTAACTCTTTTGGGAGGTTTTGGCTTTTCGCCGGATGAACGTCGATTGCTGGACGGACAAGCCGATAACCGTTTTCAAAAATCCAGGTATTTAGGAGTTCGAACAAACTACCTGGTTCAGAATCAATTTGAACTTTTTGGAGAGTTAAAATTAACCTGGCAGGAATTTCCCTTCTCGGAGAATTTCACTACAATCTCAACCTTCGAAATGGGCGGTCGTTTCCGATTTTAA
- a CDS encoding SDR family oxidoreductase codes for MKIVVAGGHGKIAMLLHPILKEKGHKVTGLIRKEEQVDDLKEAGAESVVVDIEKEDDISEFVGDADAVVFAAGAGPGSGKDRKWSVDRDGAIKLIEAAKKNGIDKYVMISAMGLDTPRGDDVFQVYQQAKAQADEALRNSGLNYVIIKPGRLTNDEGTGKVKIAEKLDRGEIPREDVARVIAEVLDNNSIKNVEFDLLSGKDEVTVALQEFV; via the coding sequence ATGAAAATTGTAGTAGCGGGTGGCCATGGTAAAATTGCGATGTTGTTGCACCCTATTTTGAAAGAGAAAGGACATAAAGTAACAGGTTTGATCCGAAAGGAAGAACAGGTTGATGATTTGAAAGAGGCCGGCGCCGAATCGGTTGTCGTGGATATCGAAAAGGAAGATGATATCAGTGAATTTGTAGGAGATGCCGATGCCGTGGTGTTTGCCGCAGGTGCAGGACCCGGAAGCGGTAAAGATCGAAAATGGTCCGTGGATCGGGATGGAGCAATCAAACTGATTGAAGCTGCGAAAAAGAATGGTATTGATAAGTACGTGATGATCAGCGCAATGGGATTGGATACTCCGCGCGGTGATGATGTTTTTCAGGTCTATCAGCAGGCAAAAGCGCAGGCGGATGAAGCCCTCAGAAATAGTGGATTGAATTATGTGATTATAAAACCGGGCCGGTTAACAAATGATGAGGGAACCGGGAAGGTGAAAATTGCTGAAAAGCTGGATCGCGGTGAAATTCCAAGAGAAGATGTTGCGCGCGTAATTGCTGAAGTGCTGGATAACAATTCCATCAAAAATGTGGAGTTCGATCTGCTTTCAGGAAAAGATGAGGTCACTGTAGCGCTTCAGGAATTTGTATAA
- a CDS encoding HD domain-containing protein: MKTKFMPEETLYKKFLLNNCSFDSAHDLAHIQRVVKSAQTICDEEGGDLDIVKAAAWLHDSVTLPKNHPDRSKSSILAGEKAAAFLNSIDFPETKVKHVVHAIEAHSFSAGIEPTTLEAKIVQDADRLDALGAIGVARCLMVGGKLDRALYQPEDPFCESRDPDDSIYTIDHFYEKLFKLPELMNTESAKEMAVERIRFMKQFLSELQKEI; encoded by the coding sequence TTGAAAACGAAATTCATGCCTGAAGAGACTCTCTACAAAAAATTTCTTCTTAATAACTGTAGTTTTGATTCTGCTCACGATCTGGCACACATTCAGCGTGTCGTTAAATCAGCACAAACTATTTGTGATGAAGAGGGCGGAGATTTAGATATAGTTAAAGCCGCCGCATGGTTACACGACAGTGTCACACTTCCAAAGAATCATCCCGACCGTTCAAAATCTTCAATTCTGGCCGGAGAAAAAGCAGCAGCATTTCTAAATAGCATTGATTTTCCGGAGACTAAAGTTAAACATGTTGTACATGCAATTGAGGCCCACAGTTTTTCAGCAGGTATTGAACCCACAACATTAGAAGCTAAAATTGTGCAAGACGCCGACCGTCTGGATGCACTGGGTGCGATTGGAGTAGCACGTTGCTTGATGGTTGGCGGGAAGCTGGATCGCGCCCTTTATCAGCCTGAAGATCCCTTCTGTGAATCCAGAGATCCGGACGATTCGATTTACACGATAGATCATTTTTACGAGAAGCTTTTCAAACTGCCTGAGTTGATGAACACTGAGAGCGCAAAGGAGATGGCAGTTGAGAGGATTAGGTTTATGAAGCAGTTTTTAAGTGAGTTACAAAAAGAGATCTAA
- a CDS encoding MarR family winged helix-turn-helix transcriptional regulator: MHTEANTFSRSVSKHFDSYFKEFGLATSYVEVLIYLKIQGPLIQKEIANHLQLDPSTITRFLKKLQKEGWVVKKKVDERTKIALNSKRAEEVTKLSELYINAEEALSEKLGDKYVETTEKLLRHGNSMFEEATES; the protein is encoded by the coding sequence ATGCATACAGAAGCCAATACGTTCAGCCGATCAGTATCCAAACATTTTGATTCCTATTTCAAGGAATTCGGTTTAGCCACGTCTTATGTTGAGGTTTTGATCTACCTCAAAATTCAGGGTCCGTTGATTCAGAAAGAGATAGCCAATCACCTGCAATTAGATCCGTCGACAATAACACGGTTTTTAAAAAAACTTCAGAAAGAAGGTTGGGTTGTAAAGAAGAAAGTAGACGAACGCACAAAAATTGCACTGAACTCGAAAAGAGCAGAAGAAGTAACGAAATTGAGTGAGTTGTACATTAACGCAGAAGAGGCGTTATCAGAGAAACTAGGAGATAAGTACGTGGAAACTACAGAGAAACTTCTGCGACACGGAAACTCGATGTTTGAAGAGGCAACAGAGAGTTGA